Proteins from a single region of Stigmatella erecta:
- a CDS encoding PE-PPE domain-containing protein yields the protein MGVDKVGGGGSSSGASSSRPSVSESKPASTATPSASSTPAPQPPDAVRTSAPVQGWSGQSGFDVAQANGVSPNVATAGANLRAAAQAGSTATEPPIPSNTGTVQVRGNTMTDAQKTAAGALRIDSAAPASTYDGMYVGADGYAYPPGKFDVTQVPPFEPANPVASPTPTTYFTNGINTPPAGAISAAQDLANHTGTNVVPIYNATEGQNNDVLQTGQDRINWGDNKAVDTLANAISADLEAGRKVNVVGYSQGGAIVSHALNRVDQRIIDSQGGWTSNLPVFGDGNRREREQILSNVNVVGIAGAGKNFPAGPQYNFYVNQQDPVPNWLGVHEPNGVPDTVTNIVTGSSPLAWLINGGGAGFNAPGAQIHTFNDPAQGWPSNHGLDTYFRHIQTQ from the coding sequence ATGGGTGTCGACAAGGTCGGTGGTGGCGGTTCCAGCAGCGGCGCTTCGAGCAGCAGGCCCAGTGTCTCCGAGAGCAAGCCCGCTTCGACGGCCACGCCTTCCGCGTCCTCCACGCCCGCCCCTCAGCCTCCCGATGCCGTCCGCACGTCCGCCCCCGTCCAGGGGTGGTCCGGCCAGAGCGGCTTCGATGTGGCCCAGGCCAACGGGGTGTCGCCGAACGTTGCCACCGCGGGGGCCAACCTGCGCGCCGCCGCCCAGGCGGGCTCGACCGCCACGGAGCCGCCCATTCCCAGCAACACGGGCACCGTGCAGGTGCGGGGCAACACGATGACCGATGCGCAGAAGACCGCGGCCGGTGCGTTGAGGATTGATTCCGCCGCGCCTGCCAGCACGTATGACGGCATGTACGTTGGCGCGGACGGCTACGCGTACCCGCCCGGGAAGTTCGACGTGACGCAGGTGCCGCCCTTCGAGCCCGCGAATCCCGTCGCGAGCCCGACGCCCACCACGTACTTCACCAACGGCATCAACACCCCTCCGGCGGGGGCGATCTCCGCGGCGCAGGATCTCGCGAACCACACGGGCACCAACGTGGTGCCCATCTACAACGCCACCGAGGGCCAGAACAACGACGTCCTCCAGACGGGGCAGGACCGCATCAACTGGGGTGACAACAAGGCCGTGGACACGCTCGCCAACGCCATCTCCGCGGACCTCGAGGCCGGGCGGAAGGTCAACGTGGTGGGCTACAGCCAGGGCGGCGCCATCGTCTCGCACGCCCTCAACCGGGTGGACCAGCGGATCATCGATTCCCAGGGGGGCTGGACGAGCAACCTGCCCGTGTTCGGGGACGGGAACCGCCGGGAGCGCGAGCAGATCCTGAGCAACGTCAACGTGGTGGGCATCGCGGGCGCGGGCAAGAACTTCCCGGCGGGGCCGCAGTACAACTTCTACGTGAACCAGCAGGATCCGGTCCCCAACTGGCTCGGCGTGCACGAGCCCAATGGCGTCCCGGACACCGTCACCAACATTGTCACGGGCTCCTCCCCGCTGGCGTGGCTCATCAACGGGGGTGGGGCGGGCTTCAACGCTCCGGGCGCGCAGATCCACACCTTCAATGACCCCGCCCAGGGGTGGCCCAGCAACCACGGGCTCGACACCTACTTCCGGCACATCCAGACGCAGTAA
- a CDS encoding hydroxymethylglutaryl-CoA lyase, whose protein sequence is MDSNEHPRARVGGWLGGLPKQVDVYEVGPRDGLQNELRTLPTRDKARLVEALVAAGEKRIEVTSFVSPKWIPQLSDAEELLRLVGRKPGVVFSALVPNLKGLQRAREAGLQEAAVFISASEAHSKKNINKSIAEALEASREVATAAAQMGMRVRGYLSTVWGCPYEGEVPVERVVDICRQLVDMGLYQLSLGDTIGVGTPRQTEEILSALLKYIPLEKLALHLHDTRGTALANALVGLSAGITTFDASIGGLGGCPYAPGAAGNLATEDAVFMFQGMGVETGIHLDRLVEAGELAQELIGRKLAGKFLQAALGEREKKASRQARK, encoded by the coding sequence GTGGATTCGAACGAACATCCCAGAGCGCGTGTAGGCGGCTGGCTGGGGGGCCTCCCCAAGCAAGTCGACGTGTACGAAGTCGGCCCCCGGGACGGCTTGCAGAACGAGCTGCGCACGCTGCCCACGCGCGACAAGGCGCGCCTGGTGGAGGCGCTGGTCGCCGCGGGCGAGAAGCGCATCGAGGTGACGTCGTTCGTCTCCCCGAAGTGGATTCCCCAGCTCTCCGACGCGGAGGAGCTGCTGCGCCTGGTCGGCCGCAAGCCAGGCGTGGTGTTCTCGGCCCTGGTGCCCAACCTCAAGGGGCTCCAGCGGGCGCGGGAGGCGGGCCTGCAGGAGGCGGCCGTCTTCATCTCGGCGTCCGAGGCCCACTCCAAGAAGAACATCAACAAGAGCATCGCCGAGGCGCTGGAGGCCTCGCGCGAGGTGGCCACGGCGGCGGCCCAGATGGGCATGCGCGTGCGCGGCTACCTGTCCACGGTGTGGGGCTGCCCGTACGAGGGCGAGGTGCCCGTGGAGCGGGTGGTGGACATCTGCCGCCAGCTCGTGGACATGGGGCTCTACCAGCTGAGCCTGGGGGACACGATCGGCGTGGGGACGCCGCGCCAGACGGAGGAGATCCTGTCGGCGCTGCTCAAGTACATCCCCCTGGAGAAGCTGGCGCTGCACCTGCACGACACGCGGGGCACGGCGCTGGCGAACGCGCTGGTGGGGCTGTCGGCGGGGATAACCACGTTCGATGCCAGCATCGGCGGGCTGGGCGGGTGCCCGTATGCGCCGGGGGCTGCGGGCAACCTGGCCACGGAGGACGCGGTCTTCATGTTCCAGGGCATGGGCGTGGAGACGGGCATCCACCTGGACCGGCTCGTGGAGGCGGGCGAGCTGGCGCAGGAGCTGATTGGCCGGAAGCTGGCGGGCAAGTTCCTCCAGGCGGCGCTGGGCGAGCGCGAGAAGAAGGCGTCGCGCCAGGCCCGGAAGTAG
- a CDS encoding serine/threonine-protein kinase, which translates to MPPSLEPLIGAWRLMARSGQGAYGTVYRVEHVRQVPPGPFALKLAIHPEDLRFEREAELLSRIRHPHVPRLQDRGWWTPPGGPSFPYLVMEWVEGVSLYTWSAERAVTSRQVLHLLGQVARALEATHAAEGVHRDVKGHNVRVRPSGHAVLVDFGSSHYQGAPTLTRHLPPPGTSQYSSPESLHFQWEHHREPTARYLAQPADDMYALGVTAYRLVTGRYPPAVESQKTRNGFRLIAPARVPPRTWVSLAPELDALIERMLSYEPSQRGSAADIASALERVAQISRASADQPIASQPPLLSRRHRSHSPPSRSFRPGWLSLAVAMSVGLAVGAWWERLPTWRDLSTSGTRHEKDGGVVGLAETVLDPSQNSPSTEPMQQWIGRDLPKKPFPGQRRPPCKPPAIEVNGGCWGLSGNTSPPCGDQAVEWKKACYWPILELPRPATSEPP; encoded by the coding sequence ATGCCCCCTTCTCTTGAGCCGCTCATTGGCGCGTGGCGGTTGATGGCCAGGAGTGGCCAGGGCGCCTACGGCACCGTCTATCGCGTCGAGCACGTGAGGCAGGTACCTCCCGGTCCCTTCGCCTTGAAGCTGGCGATTCATCCCGAGGATCTCCGGTTCGAACGGGAGGCGGAGCTGCTCTCCCGCATCCGTCATCCCCATGTGCCAAGGCTCCAGGACCGGGGCTGGTGGACTCCCCCAGGTGGCCCCTCCTTCCCCTACCTCGTCATGGAGTGGGTGGAAGGCGTGTCCCTCTACACTTGGTCAGCTGAACGCGCCGTGACATCCCGCCAAGTGCTGCATCTGCTGGGGCAAGTGGCCCGGGCGCTGGAGGCCACCCATGCCGCGGAAGGAGTCCATCGCGACGTGAAGGGCCACAACGTGCGCGTCCGGCCCAGCGGCCATGCGGTGCTCGTGGACTTCGGCTCCAGCCATTACCAGGGCGCGCCCACGCTCACGCGCCACCTGCCGCCGCCAGGAACCTCCCAGTACTCCAGCCCCGAGTCCCTGCACTTCCAGTGGGAGCATCACCGGGAGCCCACGGCGCGCTACCTCGCCCAACCCGCCGATGACATGTACGCCCTGGGAGTCACCGCCTACCGGCTCGTCACCGGCAGGTACCCTCCTGCCGTGGAGAGCCAGAAGACCCGGAACGGCTTCCGGCTCATTGCGCCTGCCCGGGTGCCGCCGCGAACCTGGGTGAGCCTGGCACCGGAACTGGATGCCCTCATCGAGCGGATGCTCTCCTACGAGCCCTCGCAGCGGGGCTCTGCGGCAGACATCGCCTCCGCGCTCGAACGGGTAGCACAAATCTCACGTGCGTCAGCGGATCAACCCATCGCCTCACAGCCACCGCTTCTGTCCCGGCGACACAGGAGCCACTCCCCCCCCTCACGCTCCTTCAGGCCAGGATGGCTGTCACTCGCAGTAGCGATGTCCGTGGGCCTGGCCGTCGGGGCCTGGTGGGAGAGACTTCCTACATGGAGAGATCTCTCGACGTCCGGAACTCGGCACGAAAAGGACGGAGGAGTGGTTGGTCTCGCAGAGACGGTGCTCGACCCCTCCCAAAACAGCCCTTCTACCGAACCCATGCAACAATGGATCGGCCGCGACTTGCCGAAAAAACCATTCCCCGGGCAGCGCCGTCCTCCTTGTAAGCCGCCTGCCATCGAGGTGAATGGTGGATGCTGGGGCCTTTCTGGAAACACGTCGCCACCGTGTGGCGACCAAGCTGTTGAGTGGAAGAAGGCATGTTACTGGCCTATCTTGGAGTTGCCTCGTCCCGCCACCTCCGAGCCACCCTGA
- a CDS encoding cobalamin B12-binding domain-containing protein produces the protein MAERKLRILVAKPGLDGHDRGAKIIARALRDAGMEVIYTGLHQTPEMIVNAAIQEDVDAIGMSIMSGAHMTLFPAVIDLLKTSKADDIRVFGGGIIPDDDIPKLKGLGVTEIFTPGSSTQDIVQWIRTNIPERV, from the coding sequence ATGGCTGAGAGGAAGCTACGGATTCTGGTGGCCAAGCCAGGCCTGGACGGGCACGACCGCGGGGCGAAGATCATCGCCCGGGCCTTGCGCGACGCGGGCATGGAGGTCATCTACACGGGGCTGCATCAGACGCCCGAGATGATCGTCAACGCCGCCATCCAGGAGGACGTCGACGCGATCGGCATGTCCATCATGTCCGGCGCGCACATGACGCTCTTTCCCGCCGTCATCGATCTGCTCAAGACGAGCAAGGCCGACGACATCCGCGTTTTTGGTGGCGGCATCATCCCGGACGACGACATACCTAAGCTGAAGGGGTTGGGAGTGACGGAGATCTTCACCCCCGGAAGCTCGACGCAGGACATCGTCCAGTGGATTCGAACGAACATCCCAGAGCGCGTGTAG
- a CDS encoding class I SAM-dependent methyltransferase produces the protein MSFFGELYVRSTLPFLSPEVTAREVAYLERCFAALPPSGPVVDLGCGHGRHAAPLNAAGALAGRVVGLERDAYSLAHRLPGFPAVEGDLRALPFPDASLAGAYAWYSTLFAFSEAEHRIILREVARCLQPGAVLVFQTVPYERLLEQPSASFQRQLPDGSRLEEESRFEPATGRDHGQRRLITPEGRVLSGTYAIRYYPLAELIQLLESTGLSTKWVHGGLEGEPLTSASTDLIMGAELRHG, from the coding sequence GTGAGCTTCTTCGGCGAGCTGTACGTGCGCAGCACGCTGCCGTTTCTCTCGCCGGAGGTGACGGCGCGGGAGGTGGCCTACCTGGAGCGCTGCTTCGCGGCCTTGCCGCCCTCGGGGCCCGTGGTGGACCTGGGGTGTGGCCACGGGCGCCATGCCGCCCCGCTCAATGCCGCGGGCGCGCTGGCGGGCCGGGTAGTAGGGCTGGAGCGCGACGCCTATTCGCTGGCCCACCGGCTCCCGGGCTTCCCGGCGGTGGAGGGGGACTTGCGAGCCCTTCCTTTCCCGGATGCCTCCCTGGCGGGCGCCTATGCTTGGTACTCGACGCTGTTCGCCTTCTCGGAGGCAGAACATCGCATCATCCTCCGGGAGGTGGCGCGCTGCCTCCAACCCGGCGCGGTGTTGGTGTTTCAGACGGTGCCCTACGAGCGGCTCCTGGAACAGCCCAGTGCGTCATTTCAGCGGCAGCTGCCGGATGGCAGCCGGTTGGAGGAGGAGAGCCGCTTCGAGCCCGCCACGGGGAGGGACCACGGGCAGCGGCGGCTCATCACCCCCGAGGGCCGAGTCCTTTCGGGGACATATGCCATTCGTTACTATCCCCTTGCGGAATTGATCCAACTGTTGGAATCGACAGGCCTCTCGACGAAGTGGGTGCATGGCGGGCTGGAGGGCGAGCCGCTGACATCCGCCTCCACGGACCTCATCATGGGAGCAGAGCTGCGACATGGCTGA